In the Nitrospirota bacterium genome, ATCAAGATCGAGATGCATTTCCTGCCCGATGTATACGTGACCTGCGACGTGTGCCACGGCAGCCGCTACAACCGCGAGACCTTGGACGTCCGGTACAAGGGGAAGAACATTGCCGATGTGCTGGCCATGACCGTGGAGCAGGCCCATGATTTCTTCCAGAACGTTCCGGCCGTCAAATCCAAGCTCCAGACGCTCCTCGACGTGGGACTCGGGTACATCACCCTGGGCCAGTCGGCGACCACGCTCTCGGGCGGCGAGTCCCAGCGCGTCAAGCTCTCGAAGGAGCTTTCGCGGCGCGCCACCGGCCGGACGCTCTACATCCTGGACGAACCCACGACGGGCCTGCACTTCGCGGACACCCAGAAGCTGCTCGACATGCTGAACCAGCTCGTGGATACGGGCAACACGGTTGTCGTGATCGAACACAACCTGGATGTGATCAAGACCGCGGACTGGATCATAGACCTCGGCCCCGAAGGGGGCGACCGGGGCGGCACGATCGTGGCCCAGGCGACGCCCGAGGACGTTGCGAAGGTGAAGGAATCCTACACGGGGCAGTTTCTGAAAAGAATATTGAAGAACTGAGCTCGGCAATCGAGCGGTTATTTTCCCCTTTTCATTTTTTAAGCTTCCCTATACAATGAGCCCTGACCAACATTCCCGGTCTGCTTTTTCCTTTTTCAGTTTTATTTCAAACCCGGAGGTCTTATGACCCGCCTATATTCTCTCCTGTTCATCACCGCTCTTCTGTTCACGGCATCAGCTTGCGGGAGCACCAAACCCCCGACGGCCCCCGCGACCCAAGGCAACAAGGTCATCGCCTCCCTCCAGGACCTGAGCAGCATGTACGGAAAGAAGAACCTTTCCGGGTTCATGCGGCTGATCTCCGACGGCTACAAGGACCGGAAGGAGTTCAGCGCAGCTCTTGAGGCGGTCTTCGCGAAATACGACACCGCGCAGTTCACGGTCCAGTACTCCCGCATGTACATCACGGTCGAGGACAAGGGAATGACCAGGGCCACCTTCAACTGGGACGGCAGTTGGGAGACAAAAGGGGGCGCCGTCCTGAAGAACAGCGGCAGGGCCACCTTCGCGTTCGATCCGAAGGACGCGCGCCTCGTCTCGTTCGACGGCAAGAACCCATTCCTGCCGCAGCCCGCGGAAGCGCCGGGAAAGAAGTAGCCAGCCCTCATTTCGAAGCAGATGACCCTGAAGGAGGGAAGCGCGAATCTTCTGGCGTCGCGCCGGCTCATTGTAGGGTGTTCTTGCTAGGAATTGAGAAATCCGGATTACGGATATGAGCGGAATGAACTATACCGAAGAACACATCCAGACCGACTTCCTCATCATCGGCGGCGGCGTTGCCGGCCTGCGGGCCGCTGTCGAGCTGGCAAGCAACGGCGAGGTGCTGGTCGTGACCAAGGATGCGCCGTCGGAGAGCAGCAGCGAGTACGCCCAGGGCGGCGTGGCCGTGGCTCTTTCCGACGAGGACGAGATCTCGATCCACCTCGACGACACGATCAGGGCCGGCGACGGCCTGTGCCTGCGCAAGGCCGTGGGGACCCTCGTCGAAGAGGGCCCGACGCGCATCCGGGAACTCATCCTCTGGGGCGCCGAGTTCGACAAGGAGGGATCGAAGCTCGCCTTCACCCAGGAAGCCGCCCATACCAAGAGGCGGATCCTCCACGCCCAGGGCGACTCTACGGGCCGGGAGATCATGCGCGTGCTGACCGACAAGGTCCGCTCCTCCCGGACCGTCTCCAAGATCGATTTTGCTTTCACGCGCGACCTCATCATCCGGGAGGGGCGTTGCGTGGGCGCCGTCGTCTGCCAGCAGGCGCTCAAAAAGGTCCTGATCATTTCGGCCCGCGCCGTCCTGCTCGCAACGGGGGGGGCAGGCCAGCTCTACAAGCGCACGACGAACCCGGCGGTCTCGACCGGCGACGGCATGGCCATGGCCTTCCGGGCGGGCGCCGAACTGGTGGACATGGAATTCGTGCAGTTCCATCCCACCGCGCTCTTCCGCGAGGGCGCGCCGCAGTTCCTGCTGTCCGAAGCCATGCGCGGAGAGGGCGGCATGCTCAAAAACATCAACGGCGTGCGGTTCATGGACGACTACTCGCCCTCGCGCGAGCTCGCGCCTCGCGACGTGGTCACCCGCGCCATCCACGCGGAAATGGCGGCGACCGGAGCCGACCATGTCTTCCTGGACATGACCCACCTGAACGCCGGCTATGTCATGCAGCGGTTCCCGCGCATCTACCGGACGTGCAAGGGCCTCGGCATCGACATCACCGCAGAGCCGATCCCGGTATCGCCCGCCGCTCATTACATCATGGGCGGCGTCAGGACGGACCTCTGGGGAGCGACGAGCGTACCGGGCCTCTTTGCGGCCGGCGAGACCGCATGTACCGGTGTGCACGGCGCAAACCGACTCGCGAGCAATTCTCTGCTGGAGGGGCTGGTGTATGGCGAGCGGGCGGGCCTCGCGGCGTCGCGCTATGCCAGGAGGCACGTCAACCGGCCTGCGCGCCTGTCGCGGAACCTGCCGATGCGGAAGGACCATGGCCCTGAAAAGGCCGCGGGAGTTTCCGAGATACGGGTGTCGCTCAAGAGACTGATGTGGGAGAAGGTCGGGATCGTGCGCAACAAGCAGGACCTGACCGGGGCGCTCAGACAGCTCCGGGAGTGGGACCGGCTCATGAAAGGACACGGTCCGGACCGCAGCCTTTTCGAACTCAGGAACATGCTCACGTCATCCATGCTCATCACCCGCTCGGCATTATTAAGGGAGGGCAGTGTGGGCGCTCATTTCAGGAGCGATTTCCCGGGGAAGGGGAAGAACTGGAGAAAAAGGACCATAATTACGAAATGACGATGCGTGATCCGGTTCAGCGATCGATGTTCCGGACAGGGACGGATCACAGCGGCTCCGCTGCCGGCAATAACGAAAAAGCCCTTCTGATTTCAGAAGGGCTTTTTCTTCGCCTCACCACCATCCGGGTGGAGGCGGCCACGGCCCCCAGTAGGGATTATACCCGTACGGGCCATAATCATAATAGGAATACGGATAGGGATAGGCGTAATAGAGCGGCTCCTCTTCCCAGAGATAGACCTGCCTGATCTCGAAAAGGGGATAAACATAATCCATCTCGTCGATCTTACCCTCCCTTGTCTCCCGGAACTCACCGGCAAGAGTGACCTCCCTCCCCGCCTTGTACACAACAGGATCGAGCATGCCCTTCTGCTTCGCGTAGACCGCCAGATACCTTCCCTGCATCTCTTCTCCCGTCTTCGGGTACCCGAACGAGTCCACGGGCACGTACAATACCTCAAGCTCCGAGCCCTGCGCGGTCAAGCGGTCATTCACGATGATGCCGCCGAGAATGAACACCTTACCGCGGTATGCATCCGGCGTTTCCCGAAGCCGGGCCAGCGAGACATCCCGCTCCCCCTGCCTCATCAGATCACGGCTCAGAACCGGAGCGCAGGAGGAAAGAAGCGCAACGGCGGCTCCCATTGCCGCCAGGATCAATACCTTTTTCATTACTCTCTCCCTGCAGCCCTCAACCCTGAAGACACCTGAGACGGAAATCCCGATACGGAGCAGTGCATTTCAGCCACCCCTTCCTGCTCCGGACGGCCAGGGCTTGTTCAGCCGATGCGCTATCCGGCGATTGCCCTGCTCCGAGAAGACTGAGACCGGCTCTTCGGGAGGGACCAGTCATCCATCCAGCTACGGCCGCCGATTTTATTACATACAAGAACCGACAGGGAAACACCTCCCTGCTCTGTTTCGCGGTCTTTTCCCGATTCCATATTAAATTCCGCACGCGGCAATGTCAAGGCAGCCTAAAGGCGCAGGGATCAGTTCCTGGTTCCACCGCCCGCATACACAGAGACTTCCGGGATATTTGTTCGGCCGTCTCCACTCGATCCACCGTTTCAATCTCATTGCATCGCATCATGCTCCATGTTATACTGTCGAACGAATCGCAAGGGAGACTGACATGCCGCAAGCCAACCCGAA is a window encoding:
- the nadB gene encoding L-aspartate oxidase, whose protein sequence is MNYTEEHIQTDFLIIGGGVAGLRAAVELASNGEVLVVTKDAPSESSSEYAQGGVAVALSDEDEISIHLDDTIRAGDGLCLRKAVGTLVEEGPTRIRELILWGAEFDKEGSKLAFTQEAAHTKRRILHAQGDSTGREIMRVLTDKVRSSRTVSKIDFAFTRDLIIREGRCVGAVVCQQALKKVLIISARAVLLATGGAGQLYKRTTNPAVSTGDGMAMAFRAGAELVDMEFVQFHPTALFREGAPQFLLSEAMRGEGGMLKNINGVRFMDDYSPSRELAPRDVVTRAIHAEMAATGADHVFLDMTHLNAGYVMQRFPRIYRTCKGLGIDITAEPIPVSPAAHYIMGGVRTDLWGATSVPGLFAAGETACTGVHGANRLASNSLLEGLVYGERAGLAASRYARRHVNRPARLSRNLPMRKDHGPEKAAGVSEIRVSLKRLMWEKVGIVRNKQDLTGALRQLREWDRLMKGHGPDRSLFELRNMLTSSMLITRSALLREGSVGAHFRSDFPGKGKNWRKRTIITK
- a CDS encoding Slp family lipoprotein, whose protein sequence is MKKVLILAAMGAAVALLSSCAPVLSRDLMRQGERDVSLARLRETPDAYRGKVFILGGIIVNDRLTAQGSELEVLYVPVDSFGYPKTGEEMQGRYLAVYAKQKGMLDPVVYKAGREVTLAGEFRETREGKIDEMDYVYPLFEIRQVYLWEEEPLYYAYPYPYSYYDYGPYGYNPYWGPWPPPPGWW